In a genomic window of Erinaceus europaeus chromosome 12, mEriEur2.1, whole genome shotgun sequence:
- the RBM15B gene encoding putative RNA-binding protein 15B, protein MKRQSERDSSPSGRGSSSSAKRPREREREAEAGGRRAAHKASGGAKHPVPTRTRDKPRGSGGGGGGHRDGRGAGDANHRASGGRSSASGAGGGGRGAKASGDPGVSGASPRASPLPPPPPPPPPPPGAESAGPGSSAAAPEYKTLLISSLSPALPAEHLEDRLFHQFKRFGDISLRLSHTPELGRVAYVNFRHPQDAREARQHALARQLLLYDRPLKVEPVYLRGGGGGGGRRSSSSAATSTPPPGPPAPAEPLGYLPLHGGYPYKQRSLSPVAAPPLREPRARHAAAAAFALDAAAAAAVGLSRERALDYYGLYDERGRPYAYPAVGDDDLMPEDDQRATRNLFIGNLDHGVSELELRRAFEKYGIIEEVVIKRPARGQGGAYAFLKFQNLDMAHRAKVAMSGRVVGRNPIKIGYGKANPTTRLWVGGLGPNTSLAALAREFDRFGSIRTIDHVKGDSFAYIQYESLDAAQAACAKMRGFPLGGPDRRLRVDFAKAEEARYPQQYQPAPLPLHYELLADGYVRHRGLDADLRVRDRTPPHLLYSDRDRTFLEGDWASPAKSSERRNSLEGYTRSVRSRSGERWADAERGLPKAWDERRKRRSLSSERGRAAHSPYEERSRTKGGGQQADRGCDRTPERSRKENHAGEGTKDAGSNSLGNSRHGAEERSHHHHHEAPDSSHGKKTRDSERNHRTTEAQPKPVEEPKHETKKLKNLSEYAQTLQLGWHGLLVLKNSCFPTSMHMLEGDQGVLSGLLKDHSSGSRLTQLKIAQRLRLDQPKLDEVTRRIKQGSPDGYAVLLATQAVPGASAEAMPTVEPGLQRRLLRNLVSYLKQKQAAGVISLPVGGSKGRDCTGMLYAFPPCDFSQQYLQAALRTLGKLEEEHMVVVIVRDTA, encoded by the coding sequence ATGAAGAGGCAGAGCGAGCGAGACTCCAGCCCGAGCGGGCGCGGCTCGTCCTCGTCGGCCAAGCGGCCGCGGGAGCGCGAACGGGAGGCGgaggcgggcgggcggcgggcggcgcacAAGGCCTCGGGCGGCGCCAAGCACCCGGTCCCGACGCGGACCCGCGACAAGCCccgcggcagcggcggcggcggcggcggacacCGCGACGGACGCGGCGCGGGGGACGCGAACCATCGGGCGAGCGGCGGCCGCTCCTCCGCCTCGGGCGCCGgcggcggggggcgcggggcCAAGGCCTCGGGGGACCCGGGGGTCTCGGGCGCGTCGCCCCGGGCGTCCcccctgccgccgccgccgccgccgccgccgccgccgcccggagCCGAGTCCGCCGGGCCCGGCTCGTCGGCCGCCGCCCCCGAGTACAAGACGCTGCTCATCAGCAGCCTGAGCCCCGCGCTGCCCGCCGAGCACCTGGAGGACCGGCTCTTCCACCAGTTCAAGCGCTTCGGCGACATCAGCCTGCGCCTGTCGCACACGCCCGAGCTGGGCCGGGTGGCCTACGTCAACTTCCGGCACCCACAGGACGCGCGCGAGGCGCGGCAGCACGCGCTGGCCCGGCAGCTGCTGCTGTACGACCGGCCGCTCAAGGTGGAGCCCGTGTAcctgcgcggcggcggcggcggcggcggccgcaggagcagcagcagcgccGCCACCTCCACGCCGCCGCCCGGGCCGCCCGCGCCCGCCGAGCCGCTGGGCTACCTGCCGCTGCACGGCGGCTACCCGTACAAGCAGCGCTCGCTGTCCCCGGTGGCCGCCCCGCCGCTGCGCGAGCCCCGCGCCCGccacgccgccgccgccgccttcgCCCTGGACgccgcggccgccgccgccgtGGGGCTGTCCCGGGAGCGCGCCCTCGACTACTACGGGCTGTACGACGAGCGCGGGCGGCCCTACGCCTACCCGGCCGTGGGCGACGACGACCTGATGCCCGAGGACGACCAGCGCGCCACGCGCAACCTGTTCATCGGGAACCTGGACCACGGCGTGTCGGAGCTGGAGCTGCGCCGCGCCTTCGAGAAGTACGGCATCATCGAGGAGGTGGTCATCAAGCGGCCGGCCCGCGGCCAGGGCGGCGCCTACGCCTTCCTCAAGTTCCAGAACCTGGACATGGCGCACCGGGCCAAGGTGGCCATGTCGGGGCGGGTGGTGGGCCGCAACCCCATCAAGATCGGCTACGGCAAGGCCAACCCCACCACCCGCCTCTGGGTGGGCGGCCTGGGGCCCAACACCTCTCTGGCCGCGCTGGCCCGCGAGTTTGACCGCTTCGGCAGCATCCGCACCATCGACCACGTCAAGGGGGACAGCTTCGCCTACATCCAGTACGAGAGCCTGGACGCGGCCCAGGCCGCCTGCGCCAAGATGCGGGGCTTCCCCCTGGGCGGCCCGGACCGCCGGCTGCGGGTGGACTTCGCCAAGGCGGAGGAGGCGCGCTACCCGCAGCAGTACCAGCCCGCGCCGCTGCCCCTGCACTACGAGCTCCTCGCCGACGGCTACGTGCGGCACCGCGGCCTGGACGCCGACCTGCGCGTGCGGGACCGGACCCCCCCGCACCTCCTGTACTCGGACCGGGACCGGACCTTCCTGGAGGGCGACTGGGCCAGCCCCGCCAAGAGCTCGGAGCGCCGCAACAGCCTGGAGGGCTACACCCGCTCGGTGCGCAGCAGGAGCGGCGAGCGCTGGGCAGACGCGGAGCGGGGGCTGCCCAAGGCCTGGGACGAGCGGCGCAagcgcaggagcctgtccagCGAGCGCGGGCGGGCCGCCCACTCCCCCTACGAGGAGCGGAGCAGGACCAAGGGCGGTGGGCAGCAGGCCGACAGGGGCTGTGACCGCACCCCTGAACGCAGCCGCAAGGAGAACCACGCGGGCGAAGGGACCAAGGACGCGGGCAGCAACTCCCTCGGCAACAGCAGGCACGGGGCCGAGGAGCGgagccatcaccaccaccacgagGCCCCCGACTCTTCCCACGGGAAGAAGACCCGGGACAGCGAGCGCAATCATCGGACCACGGAGGCTCAGCCCAAGCCTGTGGAAGAGCCGAAACACGAGACCAAAAAGCTCAAGAATCTTTCCGAGTACGCCCAGACACTGCAGCTGGGCTGGCATGGGCTGCTGGTGTTGAAAAACAGCTGCTTCCCCACGTCTATGCACATGCTGGAGGGAGACCAGGGCGTCCTCAGCGGCCTCCTCAAAGACCACAGCTCCGGGAGCAGGCTGACGCAGCTGAAGATCGCGCAGCGCCTCCGCCTGGACCAGCCCAAGCTCGACGAGGTCACACGGCGCATCAAGCAGGGCAGTCCCGACGGCTACGCCGTGCTGCTGGCCACCCAGGCCGTCCCCGGCGCCTCGGCCGAGGCGATGCCCACGGTGGAGCCCGGCCTGCAGCGGCGGCTTCTCAGGAACCTTGTCTCCTACTTGAAACAGAAGCAGGCCGCGGGGGTGATCAGCCTGCCGGTGGGTGGGTCCAAGGGCAGAGACTGCACGGGCATGCTGTACGCCTTCCCGCCCTGCGACTTTTCCCAGCAGTACCTCCAGGCGGCACTGAGGACACTGGGCAAGCTCGAGGAGGAGCACATGGTGGTCGTGATCGTGAGGGACACTGCGTAG